The DNA window ATGAGCAACTTCCTCAAACAGGTCCGAGATGTCGGATTCGACGGGGTTAATAACTTCCCGACCGTTGGCGTGATTGACGGAACTTTTCGGGTAACGCTTGAAGAGACCGGGATGGGTTTCTACAAAGAGGTAGAAACAATCGGTATCGCGCACGAGATGGATCTGTTCACCATCGTCTATGTTTTCAACCCGGAAGAGTCAGAAAATATGGCGAAGGTCGGTGCGGACGTTATCATTGCGCACATGGGGACAACGATCGGCGGCACGATCGGAGCGGAAACGGCTTTCACGCTTGAAGACGCGGCGGTGCGCGTGCAGGAAATTTGCGACGCGGCAACAGTCATAAACCCAAATGTCCTCTGCTTGGCACACGGCGGTCCCATCTCGAAGGCAGCAGAGGCGGCATTTATCAATGAAAAAACAGACACCGTTGGCTTCGTGGGTGCATCCAGTATTGAGCGGTTCGCCTGCGAAGAGAGCATT is part of the Candidatus Poribacteria bacterium genome and encodes:
- a CDS encoding phosphoenolpyruvate hydrolase family protein, with the translated sequence MPDYRRDQVLERLKTELDRDKPLLAVGAGTGITAKFAEQGGADLIVIYNSGRYRMSGFGSCAGLLAYGDANAIVMEMGEREVLPVVKETPVIAGVNGTDPTRRMSNFLKQVRDVGFDGVNNFPTVGVIDGTFRVTLEETGMGFYKEVETIGIAHEMDLFTIVYVFNPEESENMAKVGADVIIAHMGTTIGGTIGAETAFTLEDAAVRVQEICDAATVINPNVLCLAHGGPISKAAEAAFINEKTDTVGFVGASSIERFACEESIPRVTASFKE